One genomic segment of Pseudomonas sp. RU47 includes these proteins:
- a CDS encoding ligase-associated DNA damage response DEXH box helicase — translation MAKSPDLAKIWFSARDWKPFAFQKQVWAAVKNGESGLLHASTGAGKTYAVWFAALNRFARSQPAVETSRKRKQPAEPLTVLWITPMRALAADTARALQTPVDDLQIPWSIGLRTGDTSSSERARQSRRLPTTLITTPESLTLLLARADAQVALSSLRMIVVDEWHELLGNKRGVQLQLALARLRHWQPDLIVWGVSATLGNQSHAEQVLIPQGGGISIQGQSEKSLKVDTLLPPAIERFPWAGHIGLKMLPQVVAELDACASTLVFTNTRAQSEIWYQALLEARPDWAGLIALHHSSLSRETRDWVEQALKDGQLKAVVCTSSLDLGVDFLPVERVLQIGSAKGVARLMQRAGRSGHAPGRTSRVTLVPTHSLELIEAAAAGDAVEQRRIEPRLSPHKPLDVLVQHLVSMALGGGFIPEDLYEEVRGAWAYRDLTPADWAWALAFVRHGGMSLTAYPDYRRVEPDEHGIWRVPDARLARRHRMSIGTIVSDASIQLKFWSKGGGGKQLGSVEEGFIARLKPGDGFLFAGRLLELVRVENMTAYVKRSTAKKAAVPRWNGGRMPLSNELAEAVVRRFSAAAQGEFIGPEMQALRPLLETQMRWSGLPTTENLLAEVLKSREGWHLFLYPFAGRQVHLGLASLLAWRVSQRQPVTFSIAVNDYGLELLSATPIDWAEYLNTDLFNADDLLTDVMASLNAGELALRRFREIARIAGLVFAGYPGAPKSTRQVQASSGLFFEVFKQYDADNLLLAQAGEEVLREELDIGRLEQTLERINGMKLDVHQLKRPTPLGFPLLVERMRESMSSEKLADRIRRMVGDLENSADKDKSR, via the coding sequence ATGGCGAAATCCCCCGACCTGGCAAAAATCTGGTTCAGCGCCCGCGACTGGAAGCCGTTCGCCTTTCAGAAACAGGTATGGGCGGCGGTGAAAAACGGTGAATCCGGTCTACTGCACGCGAGCACCGGTGCCGGTAAAACCTATGCGGTGTGGTTTGCCGCGCTCAATCGCTTTGCCCGCTCGCAGCCTGCCGTCGAAACATCGCGTAAACGCAAACAACCGGCCGAACCGCTGACAGTGCTGTGGATCACCCCCATGCGCGCGCTCGCCGCCGATACTGCACGCGCCTTGCAAACACCTGTCGATGATCTGCAGATCCCGTGGAGCATCGGCCTGCGCACCGGTGACACCAGCAGCAGCGAACGCGCCCGCCAAAGCCGACGCCTGCCGACCACGCTGATCACCACGCCGGAAAGCCTGACACTGCTGCTGGCGCGCGCCGACGCACAAGTCGCGCTGTCGAGTTTGCGCATGATCGTCGTCGATGAGTGGCACGAACTGCTGGGCAACAAGCGCGGCGTGCAGTTGCAATTGGCATTGGCCCGCCTGCGCCATTGGCAACCTGATCTGATTGTCTGGGGCGTATCCGCGACCCTCGGTAATCAATCCCACGCCGAGCAGGTGCTAATCCCGCAGGGCGGCGGAATCAGTATTCAAGGACAAAGCGAAAAATCGCTGAAGGTTGACACCCTCCTCCCACCGGCCATCGAGCGTTTTCCCTGGGCCGGGCACATCGGTCTCAAAATGTTGCCGCAGGTCGTTGCCGAACTGGATGCCTGCGCCAGCACGCTGGTCTTCACCAACACCCGGGCGCAATCGGAAATCTGGTATCAGGCACTGCTGGAGGCACGGCCGGATTGGGCCGGGTTGATCGCGTTGCATCACAGCTCACTGTCTCGCGAGACCCGCGACTGGGTCGAACAGGCCTTGAAGGACGGGCAACTGAAAGCCGTGGTCTGCACATCGAGTCTGGATCTGGGCGTGGATTTCCTGCCGGTCGAGCGCGTATTGCAAATAGGCTCGGCCAAAGGTGTCGCGCGTTTGATGCAACGCGCCGGGCGCTCCGGTCATGCACCGGGACGCACGTCGCGAGTGACACTGGTGCCAACGCACAGCCTTGAATTGATCGAAGCGGCTGCCGCCGGCGATGCCGTCGAACAACGGCGTATCGAACCACGCCTGTCACCGCACAAACCGCTGGATGTACTGGTGCAGCATTTGGTCAGCATGGCCCTTGGCGGTGGCTTTATTCCTGAGGACTTGTACGAAGAAGTCCGCGGTGCCTGGGCATATCGTGACCTGACACCCGCCGATTGGGCGTGGGCGCTGGCTTTCGTACGCCATGGCGGGATGTCTCTGACAGCCTATCCGGACTATCGCCGGGTCGAACCGGACGAGCACGGCATCTGGCGTGTGCCCGATGCACGATTGGCGCGGCGTCATCGCATGAGCATCGGCACGATCGTCAGCGATGCCAGCATCCAGCTGAAATTCTGGAGCAAGGGCGGCGGTGGTAAACAGCTGGGCAGTGTCGAGGAAGGCTTTATCGCGCGGCTCAAACCCGGTGATGGTTTTCTCTTCGCCGGGCGTTTGCTGGAGTTGGTGCGAGTGGAAAACATGACCGCTTACGTCAAACGCAGCACTGCGAAGAAAGCCGCCGTACCGCGCTGGAATGGCGGGCGGATGCCACTTTCAAACGAATTGGCTGAGGCCGTGGTCAGGCGCTTCAGTGCCGCCGCGCAGGGCGAGTTTATCGGCCCGGAAATGCAGGCATTGCGACCCTTGCTGGAAACCCAGATGCGCTGGTCGGGTTTGCCCACCACAGAAAACCTGTTGGCCGAAGTATTGAAGTCCCGCGAGGGCTGGCACCTTTTCCTTTATCCGTTTGCCGGGCGCCAAGTGCATCTGGGCCTGGCGAGCCTGCTGGCATGGCGCGTCAGTCAACGGCAGCCCGTGACGTTTTCCATTGCGGTGAACGATTACGGCCTGGAATTGCTCAGCGCTACGCCGATCGACTGGGCCGAGTATTTGAATACCGATCTCTTCAATGCTGATGATTTGTTAACGGACGTTATGGCCAGCCTGAATGCCGGCGAACTGGCGCTGCGGCGCTTTCGCGAGATCGCGCGGATTGCCGGGCTGGTCTTCGCCGGCTACCCAGGCGCGCCGAAAAGCACCCGGCAGGTACAGGCATCCAGCGGTTTGTTCTTCGAAGTATTCAAACAATACGACGCCGACAACCTGTTGCTGGCGCAGGCCGGGGAAGAAGTCTTACGCGAAGAACTGGATATTGGTCGCCTGGAACAGACATTGGAGCGGATCAACGGGATGAAACTGGACGTGCATCAGCTCAAACGTCCTACACCGCTAGGGTTTCCGCTGCTGGTGGAACGCATGCGCGAAAGCATGAGTTCGGAAAAACTCGCTGATCGCATCAGGCGAATGGTCGGTGATCTGGAGAATAGCGCCGACAAGGATAAATCCCGATGA
- a CDS encoding succinylglutamate desuccinylase/aspartoacylase family protein, giving the protein MRHLIHDLLAPLPGTARQIHSFHFGPEQAKGKVYIQSSLHADELPGMLVAWHLKQRLAELEAAGRLRSEIVLVPVANPVGLEQVLMDVPLGRYELESGQNFNRWFVDLSEEIGNAIEGRLNDDPQHNLELIRTHLRNALARQTASTQLQSQRLTLQRLACDADMVLDLHCDFESVVHLYTTPEAWPQVEPLARYIEAQASLLATDSGGQSFDECFTLLWWQLKERFGEHFEIPLGSFSVTVELRGQGDVTHPLASRDCQALIDYLIQSDAIVGETKPQPPLPYPATPLAGVEPVITPVGGLLVYTAVAGQYLEAGQQIAEIIDPINDRITPIHCTSAGLMYARSLRRMATAGMVIAHVAGAEAYRSGYLLSP; this is encoded by the coding sequence ATGCGCCACCTGATCCATGACTTGCTGGCCCCGCTGCCGGGGACCGCACGACAGATCCACAGCTTCCACTTCGGCCCGGAACAGGCCAAGGGCAAGGTTTACATTCAGTCTTCGCTGCATGCCGACGAACTGCCGGGCATGCTCGTCGCCTGGCACCTCAAGCAACGTCTGGCCGAGCTGGAAGCGGCCGGCCGCCTGCGCAGCGAAATCGTGCTGGTACCGGTGGCCAACCCGGTCGGCCTCGAACAAGTGTTGATGGACGTACCGCTGGGCCGCTACGAACTGGAGAGCGGGCAGAACTTCAACCGCTGGTTCGTCGACCTCAGTGAAGAAATCGGCAACGCCATCGAAGGCAGGCTGAATGACGATCCGCAGCACAACCTCGAACTGATCCGCACGCATCTGCGCAACGCCCTCGCCCGCCAGACCGCCAGCACGCAACTGCAATCCCAGCGTCTGACCCTGCAACGGCTGGCCTGCGACGCGGATATGGTGCTGGACTTGCACTGTGATTTCGAATCGGTGGTGCACCTCTACACCACGCCCGAAGCGTGGCCGCAGGTCGAACCGCTGGCGCGCTACATCGAAGCTCAGGCGAGCCTGCTGGCCACCGATTCCGGCGGCCAGTCGTTCGACGAATGCTTCACCCTGCTGTGGTGGCAACTGAAGGAACGTTTCGGCGAGCACTTCGAAATTCCGCTTGGCAGTTTCTCGGTGACCGTCGAGTTGCGCGGCCAGGGTGACGTCACCCATCCACTGGCCAGCCGCGACTGCCAGGCGCTGATCGATTATCTGATCCAGTCCGATGCGATCGTCGGCGAAACCAAACCGCAGCCGCCATTGCCCTATCCCGCCACGCCACTGGCGGGTGTGGAACCGGTGATCACGCCGGTCGGTGGCCTGCTGGTGTACACAGCGGTGGCCGGTCAATACCTCGAAGCCGGGCAACAGATTGCTGAAATCATCGACCCGATCAACGACCGGATCACCCCCATTCATTGCACCAGCGCCGGCCTGATGTACGCCCGCTCGCTGCGACGCATGGCCACCGCCGGTATGGTCATCGCCCACGTCGCGGGCGCCGAAGCCTATCGCAGCGGCTACCTACTTTCGCCTTGA
- a CDS encoding ABC transporter permease, whose product MIELLQEYWRAFLYTDGQNITGLAMTLWLLSASIFIGFLVSIPLSIARVSPHFYIRWPVQFYTYLFRGTPLYIQLLICYTGIYSLAAVRAQPLLDSFFRDAMNCTILAFALNTCAYTTEIFAGAIRSMNHGEVEAAKAYGLTGWKLYAYVIMPSALRRSLPYYSNEVILMLHSTTVAFTATIPDILKVARDANSATFLTFQSFGIAALIYLTITFALVGLFRLAERRWLAFLGPTH is encoded by the coding sequence ATGATCGAACTCCTGCAGGAATACTGGCGCGCCTTCCTTTATACCGACGGCCAGAACATCACCGGGCTGGCGATGACGCTGTGGCTGCTCAGCGCCTCGATCTTCATCGGTTTTCTGGTGTCGATTCCGTTGTCGATTGCGCGAGTTTCGCCGCACTTCTACATTCGCTGGCCGGTGCAGTTTTACACCTACCTGTTCCGTGGCACGCCGCTGTATATCCAGTTGCTGATTTGCTACACCGGGATCTACAGCCTCGCCGCCGTGCGTGCGCAGCCGTTGCTCGACAGTTTCTTTCGCGATGCGATGAACTGCACGATCCTCGCCTTCGCCCTGAACACCTGCGCCTACACCACGGAGATTTTCGCCGGGGCGATTCGCAGCATGAACCACGGCGAAGTCGAAGCCGCCAAGGCTTACGGGCTAACCGGCTGGAAGCTGTATGCCTACGTGATCATGCCCTCGGCCCTGCGCCGATCATTGCCGTATTACAGCAACGAAGTGATCCTGATGCTGCACTCGACCACCGTGGCCTTCACCGCGACCATCCCCGACATTCTGAAAGTCGCGCGGGACGCCAACTCGGCGACCTTCCTGACCTTTCAGTCGTTCGGCATTGCCGCGCTGATCTACCTGACCATTACCTTTGCGCTGGTCGGCCTGTTCCGCCTTGCCGAACGCCGATGGCTGGCCTTCCTCGGCCCGACTCACTAG
- a CDS encoding ABC transporter ATP-binding protein: MYKLTVEGLHKSYGDHQVLKGVSLKAKTGDVISLIGASGSGKSTFLRCINFLEQPNDGAMSLDGQAIRMVTDRHGMHVADAAELQRLRTRLAMVFQHFNLWSHMTVLENITMAPRRVLGCSKQEADDRARRYLDKVGLPARVADQYPAFLSGGQQQRVAIARALAMEPEVMLFDEPTSALDPELVGEVLKVIQGLAEEGRTMIMVTHEMSFARKVSSQVLFLHQGLVEEEGAPEEVLGNPKSERLKQFLSGNLK, from the coding sequence ATGTACAAACTGACCGTTGAAGGCCTGCATAAAAGCTATGGCGACCATCAGGTGCTCAAAGGCGTGTCGCTCAAGGCCAAGACCGGCGACGTGATCAGCCTGATCGGCGCCAGCGGCTCGGGCAAAAGCACCTTTTTGCGCTGCATCAATTTTCTCGAACAACCCAATGATGGCGCCATGAGCCTCGATGGCCAGGCGATCCGCATGGTCACCGACCGCCACGGCATGCACGTCGCCGACGCTGCTGAGCTGCAACGCCTGCGCACGCGTCTGGCAATGGTGTTCCAGCATTTCAACCTGTGGAGCCACATGACCGTGCTGGAAAACATCACCATGGCCCCGCGCCGGGTGTTGGGTTGCAGCAAACAGGAAGCCGACGATCGTGCGCGGCGTTATCTGGACAAGGTCGGTCTGCCGGCGCGGGTGGCGGATCAATATCCAGCGTTTCTCTCCGGCGGGCAGCAACAGCGCGTGGCGATTGCCCGGGCGTTGGCGATGGAGCCGGAGGTGATGTTGTTCGATGAACCGACTTCGGCGCTCGACCCGGAGTTGGTGGGGGAAGTGTTGAAGGTGATTCAAGGTTTGGCCGAGGAAGGCCGGACGATGATCATGGTGACCCACGAAATGAGTTTCGCCCGGAAAGTCTCCAGCCAGGTGCTGTTTCTGCATCAGGGTTTGGTGGAAGAAGAAGGCGCGCCTGAGGAAGTGCTGGGCAACCCGAAAAGCGAACGCCTGAAGCAATTCCTCAGCGGTAACCTCAAATAA